Proteins encoded by one window of Halomonas sp. Bachu 37:
- the metG gene encoding methionine--tRNA ligase produces MSKTAPRKILVTSALPYANGAIHLGHLLEYIQTDIWVRFQKSRGQQCHYVCADDAHGTAIMLRAEQEGITPEALIERVSRDHQEDFSRFGVAFDNYHSTHSVENREFSELIYRRLRDKGHIATRDIEQMFDPVKGLFLADRFIKGTCPKCQTPDQYGDNCEACGATYTPAELIDPVSAISGATPEVRSSAHYFFKLPDFADFLQRWINDGHVQPQIRNKLMEWFESGFNEWDISRDAPYFGFEIPDAPGKYFYVWLDAPIGYLASFKNLCDREGLDFDSYWQPGSDAEVYHFIGKDIVYFHALFWPAMLHGAGLRTPTAVNCHGFVTVDGAKMSKSRGTFIKAATYAEYLNPEYLRYYFAAKLTSGVDDLDLNLNDFAARVNSDLVGKVVNIASRCAGFINKLGGGKLSTHCSEPQMLARFIAAGDAIAEDFEVREFGRAMRRVMELADEANTYIAEQEPWVLAKQPGREQDVVDICSVGINLFRQLMVYLAPVVPAMAEQARQFLALDSLDWHSRHDIMFDHEINKFKALMTRVERDRIDAMIEASKEDLVEEQKLKDAPKGPLADDPIAAEIGFEDFMKVDLRIARIAKANYVEGADKLLQLTLDLGGETRNVFSGIRSAYAPEALEGRLTVMVANLAPRKMRFGLSEGMVLASANEAGIYLLSPDTGAEPGQRVT; encoded by the coding sequence ATGTCCAAAACCGCTCCGCGCAAGATTCTGGTCACCAGCGCACTGCCCTATGCCAACGGCGCCATCCACCTCGGTCATTTGCTGGAATACATCCAGACCGACATCTGGGTGCGCTTTCAAAAAAGCCGGGGCCAGCAGTGTCACTATGTTTGCGCCGACGACGCCCACGGCACGGCTATCATGCTGCGCGCGGAGCAGGAAGGCATCACCCCGGAAGCCTTGATCGAGCGAGTATCCCGCGATCATCAGGAAGATTTCTCCCGGTTTGGCGTGGCGTTCGATAACTACCACTCCACCCACTCCGTGGAGAACCGTGAATTCAGCGAACTGATCTATCGGCGCCTGCGCGACAAGGGGCATATCGCCACCCGTGATATCGAGCAGATGTTCGATCCGGTGAAAGGGCTATTTCTCGCCGACCGCTTCATCAAGGGAACCTGCCCGAAGTGCCAAACGCCAGACCAGTACGGCGATAATTGCGAAGCCTGCGGCGCCACCTATACTCCGGCGGAGCTGATCGATCCGGTATCGGCCATTTCCGGGGCGACGCCCGAGGTACGCAGCTCCGCCCACTACTTCTTCAAGCTACCGGATTTTGCCGATTTCCTGCAGCGCTGGATCAATGACGGCCATGTCCAGCCGCAGATTCGCAACAAGCTGATGGAGTGGTTCGAATCCGGCTTCAACGAGTGGGACATTTCCCGCGACGCCCCTTACTTCGGCTTCGAGATTCCCGATGCACCGGGCAAGTACTTCTATGTCTGGCTGGATGCGCCTATCGGCTACCTGGCGAGCTTCAAGAACCTGTGTGATCGCGAGGGGCTGGACTTCGACAGCTACTGGCAGCCCGGCTCCGACGCCGAGGTCTATCACTTCATCGGCAAGGATATCGTCTACTTTCACGCCCTGTTCTGGCCGGCCATGCTGCACGGCGCAGGATTGCGCACCCCGACAGCGGTCAACTGCCACGGCTTCGTCACCGTGGATGGGGCGAAGATGTCCAAGTCACGAGGCACCTTCATCAAGGCAGCGACCTATGCCGAGTACTTGAACCCCGAGTACCTGCGTTACTACTTCGCCGCCAAGCTGACCTCAGGCGTCGACGACCTCGATCTGAATCTCAACGACTTCGCCGCCCGGGTCAATTCCGACCTGGTCGGCAAGGTAGTCAACATCGCCAGCCGCTGCGCCGGTTTCATCAACAAGCTCGGCGGCGGCAAGCTCTCCACCCACTGCAGTGAACCGCAGATGCTGGCACGCTTCATCGCGGCCGGCGACGCCATCGCCGAGGACTTCGAAGTCCGCGAATTTGGCCGCGCCATGCGTCGGGTCATGGAGCTGGCCGACGAAGCCAATACCTATATCGCCGAGCAAGAGCCCTGGGTGCTGGCCAAGCAGCCCGGACGCGAACAGGATGTGGTGGATATCTGCTCGGTGGGCATCAACCTGTTCCGCCAGTTGATGGTCTATCTAGCGCCGGTGGTACCGGCTATGGCCGAGCAGGCCCGCCAGTTCCTGGCGCTTGACAGTCTGGACTGGCATAGCCGCCACGACATCATGTTCGATCACGAAATCAACAAGTTCAAGGCGCTGATGACACGGGTGGAACGCGACAGGATCGATGCCATGATCGAAGCCTCGAAGGAGGACCTAGTGGAAGAACAGAAACTCAAGGACGCCCCCAAGGGCCCGCTCGCCGACGATCCCATCGCGGCGGAGATCGGCTTCGAGGACTTCATGAAGGTGGATCTGCGCATCGCGCGTATCGCCAAGGCAAACTATGTCGAAGGTGCTGACAAACTGCTTCAGCTGACGCTCGATCTGGGCGGCGAAACCCGCAACGTCTTCTCGGGCATTCGCAGCGCCTACGCCCCGGAAGCACTGGAAGGACGTCTCACCGTGATGGTGGCCAACCTGGCACCGCGCAAGATGCGTTTCGGCCTCTCCGAAGGCATGGTGCTGGCCTCGGCCAACGAGGCGGGTATCTATCTTCTCTCGCCGGATACCGGAGCCGAGCCCGGCCAGCGGGTCACCTGA
- the gyrA gene encoding DNA gyrase subunit A translates to MGDIAREILPVNIEDELKQSYLDYAMSVIIGRALPDVRDGLKPVHRRVLFAMHELSNDWNKPYKKSARVVGDVIGKYHPHGDSAVYDTIVRMAQHFSMRHVLVDGQGNFGSIDGDNAAAMRYTEVRMAKLAHELLADLEKDTVDWVDNYDGTERIPDVLPTKVPNLLVNGSSGIAVGMATNIPPHNMREVIDGCLALIDDYTLSVDDLLEYIPGPDFPTGAIINGRAGIIEAYRTGRGRIYVRACHTIEHDDKTGRDHIIVTELPYQVNKARLIEKIAELVKEKKIEGIAELRDESDKDGLRVVIEVKRGESGEVVVNNLFAQTQLQNVFGINMVALENGQPRTLNLKEMLEAFIRHRREVVTRRTLFELKKARERGHILEGLAVAISNIDQVIELIKASPNATEAREKLLAQSWEPGQVTGMLERAGATSCKPEGLEEGYGLNPSATQYRLSPAQAQAILELRLHRLTGLETEKLLDEYLSILEKIAELTHILASADRLMEVIREELHAVRDQFGDDRRSEIQVSRLDLSMEDLIAEEDMVVTVSRSGYAKTQPLSDYQAQRRGGRGKSATAMKDEDVIEHLLVASTHDTVLLFSNRGKVYWLKVYEMPNASRGSRGKPLVNLLPLDEGEAINAILPVRDYDPEHYIFFATAKGTVKRTSLEQFSRPRSVGLIAIDLEEDDRLVGAAITSGSDHVMLLSSNGKAIRFEEGNVRAMGRTARGVRGMRLLDGAEVISLIIPKSQQIDTEAAETEDDATEEGLSEAGNGGQIYILTASENGYGKRSRLEEFPLRGRGGQGVIGMQTSERNGALVAAMQVYANDEMMLITDRGTLVRTRVEEVSATSRNTQGVMLIRLGKEEKLVKTVRVDEPDEDEMASILDEEGNELLAGDAQDSDATSSEDGPQENDANDTSL, encoded by the coding sequence ATGGGTGACATCGCCAGAGAAATCCTGCCCGTCAACATCGAAGACGAGCTCAAACAGTCGTACCTCGACTATGCGATGAGTGTCATTATCGGCCGGGCGCTGCCTGACGTCCGCGACGGCCTCAAGCCAGTTCACCGGCGTGTGCTGTTCGCCATGCATGAACTGAGCAATGACTGGAACAAACCGTACAAGAAATCGGCTCGTGTGGTCGGCGATGTGATCGGTAAGTATCACCCGCATGGTGACAGCGCCGTATACGACACCATCGTACGCATGGCCCAGCATTTCTCCATGCGCCATGTGCTGGTGGACGGCCAGGGTAACTTTGGTTCCATCGATGGCGACAACGCCGCTGCCATGCGTTACACCGAAGTGCGCATGGCCAAGCTGGCGCATGAACTGCTGGCCGATCTGGAAAAAGATACCGTCGACTGGGTGGACAACTACGACGGTACCGAGCGTATTCCCGATGTCTTGCCGACCAAGGTTCCCAACCTGCTGGTCAATGGTTCTTCGGGCATCGCGGTGGGGATGGCGACCAATATCCCGCCGCACAACATGCGCGAAGTGATCGACGGCTGCCTGGCACTGATCGACGATTACACCCTCTCCGTCGACGACCTGTTGGAGTACATTCCCGGTCCCGATTTTCCCACCGGCGCCATCATCAATGGCCGCGCGGGGATCATCGAGGCCTACCGTACCGGCCGCGGGCGCATCTATGTACGTGCCTGTCACACCATCGAGCATGACGACAAGACCGGTCGCGACCACATCATCGTCACCGAGCTGCCGTATCAGGTGAACAAGGCGCGGTTGATCGAGAAGATCGCCGAGCTGGTGAAAGAGAAGAAGATCGAAGGCATCGCCGAGCTGCGCGACGAGTCGGACAAGGATGGCCTGCGTGTGGTGATCGAGGTCAAGCGTGGCGAGTCCGGCGAGGTCGTGGTCAACAACCTCTTCGCCCAGACCCAGCTGCAGAATGTCTTCGGCATCAATATGGTGGCGCTGGAGAACGGTCAGCCGCGCACCCTGAACCTCAAGGAGATGCTGGAAGCCTTTATCCGCCATCGTCGAGAGGTGGTGACCCGGCGCACTCTGTTCGAACTCAAGAAGGCCCGTGAGCGCGGCCATATCCTCGAAGGTCTGGCGGTAGCGATCTCCAACATCGACCAGGTCATCGAGTTGATCAAGGCCTCACCCAACGCCACCGAAGCACGCGAAAAGCTGCTGGCTCAATCGTGGGAGCCAGGCCAGGTCACCGGCATGCTCGAGCGCGCTGGCGCTACTTCATGCAAGCCTGAGGGGCTGGAAGAGGGCTACGGGCTCAATCCTTCTGCCACTCAGTACCGTTTGTCACCCGCCCAGGCCCAGGCGATTCTGGAATTGCGCCTGCATCGTTTGACAGGGCTTGAAACCGAGAAGCTGCTGGATGAATATCTGTCGATTCTCGAGAAGATAGCCGAACTGACCCACATCCTCGCGTCCGCGGATCGGCTGATGGAAGTGATTCGCGAGGAGCTGCATGCGGTCCGCGACCAGTTCGGTGACGATCGGCGTAGCGAGATCCAGGTCAGCCGCCTCGACCTGAGCATGGAAGACCTCATCGCTGAAGAAGACATGGTGGTGACGGTGTCGCGTTCGGGTTACGCCAAGACCCAGCCGCTGTCGGATTACCAGGCCCAGCGTCGCGGCGGGCGCGGCAAGTCCGCTACCGCGATGAAAGACGAGGATGTCATCGAACACCTGCTGGTGGCCTCGACTCACGATACCGTGTTGCTGTTCTCCAACCGCGGCAAGGTCTACTGGCTCAAGGTGTACGAGATGCCCAATGCCAGCCGTGGCTCGCGCGGCAAGCCGCTGGTCAACCTGTTGCCGCTGGACGAAGGCGAGGCGATCAACGCCATCCTGCCGGTGCGCGACTACGATCCCGAGCATTACATCTTCTTCGCCACTGCCAAGGGTACGGTCAAGCGCACGAGCCTCGAGCAGTTCTCGCGGCCGCGTAGCGTCGGGCTGATCGCCATCGACCTCGAAGAGGACGATCGCCTGGTCGGCGCGGCGATCACCTCCGGGTCGGATCATGTGATGCTGCTCTCCTCCAATGGCAAGGCCATCCGGTTCGAGGAAGGCAATGTGCGCGCCATGGGCCGCACGGCACGAGGTGTGCGCGGCATGCGTCTGCTCGACGGGGCCGAGGTCATCAGCCTGATCATTCCCAAGAGCCAGCAGATCGATACGGAAGCTGCCGAAACCGAGGATGACGCGACGGAAGAGGGCCTTTCGGAAGCGGGTAATGGCGGCCAGATCTATATTCTGACCGCCAGCGAGAACGGCTACGGCAAGCGCTCGCGGCTGGAGGAGTTCCCGCTGCGCGGGCGCGGCGGCCAGGGTGTCATCGGCATGCAGACCAGCGAGCGCAACGGCGCCCTGGTGGCGGCGATGCAAGTCTACGCCAACGATGAAATGATGCTGATCACCGACCGCGGCACCCTGGTGCGTACCCGCGTCGAAGAGGTCTCGGCCACCTCGCGCAATACTCAGGGCGTCATGCTGATCCGTCTGGGCAAGGAAGAAAAACTGGTCAAGACGGTGCGTGTCGACGAGCCGGACGAAGACGAAATGGCCTCGATCCTCGACGAGGAGGGCAACGAGCTGCTGGCCGGCGACGCACAGGACAGCGACGCTACCTCATCTGAAGACGGCCCACAGGAAAACGACGCTAATGACACGTCTCTATAA
- a CDS encoding diguanylate cyclase domain-containing protein — protein MPLMLISSLRSRFLLALGGVLLMALLALMMIGKWIVLPALLAEERSLVSQQLDRLERSLALNQEQLLAQVRDWATWDDTYEFVQDAYPRYAEVNFSQNMFEEMGYHLMVFFDSDKEVHWIAGLDPQSGRYASCSEADDSCRWAAPYIRPLQASLANDPSEGRSDVYTQPSLAIIASNPILRTDESGPAQGWLFKVRHMDDEFTNMMEAHTGLAVTFDTAAADTEIPSSYTIDEGIILARRLLPSAQDHSMLSLGTLFDRDNYRASFTTFVYALLWTGGLMLLVIATVLLLLERMVLQPLRALTRFTKQLEPYQLNLHLGPRLSHRLRNRNDEIGSLAREFEAQLLRQEQLTDELRELSTHDALTGLPNRRFFDAKLNEAVDAARDTSRPLSVMMLDIDHFKLFNDHYGHPRGDLCLKEVADCMKHHCEPHGVTIARTGGEEFSAILLHQPAQDAIRFAQELCNSIAEMAYPHDFSPVASHLTVSIGVASYIHNETRDASALMSAADEALYQAKNAGRNRVMLYDKTQPINAASVYTHE, from the coding sequence ATGCCATTAATGCTAATCTCGTCGCTTCGCTCGCGCTTTTTATTGGCCCTTGGCGGGGTGCTGTTGATGGCTCTGCTGGCATTGATGATGATCGGCAAGTGGATTGTCCTGCCCGCGCTTCTGGCAGAGGAGCGTAGCCTGGTTTCCCAGCAGCTCGACCGACTCGAGCGCAGCCTGGCCCTGAATCAAGAGCAACTGCTGGCACAAGTGCGTGACTGGGCAACATGGGATGACACGTACGAATTCGTCCAGGATGCGTATCCGCGTTATGCCGAGGTGAATTTCAGCCAGAACATGTTCGAGGAGATGGGCTATCACTTGATGGTCTTTTTCGATTCCGACAAGGAAGTCCACTGGATCGCCGGCCTGGACCCGCAGAGCGGGCGCTATGCCAGCTGCAGCGAAGCAGACGACTCGTGTCGCTGGGCGGCGCCTTACATCCGCCCGCTCCAGGCTTCGCTCGCGAATGACCCCAGCGAGGGACGAAGTGACGTCTACACCCAGCCTTCACTCGCCATTATCGCCAGCAATCCTATCCTGCGCACCGATGAGAGCGGCCCCGCCCAGGGCTGGTTGTTCAAGGTGCGGCACATGGACGATGAATTCACCAACATGATGGAAGCTCATACAGGACTTGCCGTCACGTTCGACACGGCGGCTGCCGATACCGAGATACCGTCTTCCTACACCATTGACGAGGGTATTATCCTAGCCCGGCGACTTCTTCCCTCCGCCCAGGATCACTCCATGCTCTCGTTGGGCACGCTGTTCGATCGCGACAACTATCGTGCCAGTTTCACCACCTTCGTTTACGCCCTGTTATGGACCGGCGGACTGATGCTGTTGGTCATCGCCACGGTGCTGCTGTTATTGGAACGCATGGTCCTGCAGCCATTGCGAGCCCTGACCCGCTTTACTAAACAGCTTGAGCCCTACCAGCTCAATCTCCATCTTGGCCCCCGGCTCAGCCACCGTTTGCGCAACCGCAACGATGAAATCGGCTCGTTGGCGCGGGAATTCGAAGCTCAACTGCTACGCCAAGAGCAATTGACCGATGAACTGCGCGAACTCTCCACCCATGATGCGCTGACCGGACTACCCAATCGCCGCTTCTTCGACGCCAAGCTCAACGAAGCAGTCGATGCGGCTCGCGACACGTCACGGCCCTTGTCGGTCATGATGCTGGATATCGATCACTTCAAACTGTTCAACGACCATTACGGCCATCCGCGAGGAGACCTTTGCTTGAAGGAAGTCGCCGACTGCATGAAGCACCACTGCGAGCCTCACGGGGTGACCATCGCTCGCACGGGAGGCGAGGAATTCAGCGCCATCCTGCTCCATCAGCCTGCGCAGGACGCCATACGGTTTGCCCAGGAGCTATGTAATAGCATTGCCGAAATGGCGTACCCTCACGATTTTTCTCCCGTTGCCTCCCATCTAACGGTGAGTATCGGTGTTGCCTCTTACATCCACAACGAAACTCGTGATGCTTCCGCCCTGATGAGTGCCGCTGACGAGGCGCTTTATCAAGCCAAGAATGCCGGACGCAACCGGGTGATGCTGTACGATAAGACCCAACCTATCAACGCGGCTTCCGTTTATACCCATGAATGA
- a CDS encoding recombination-associated protein RdgC, which translates to MWFKHLHLYRLHGAPSIATAQLEEALSSQLARPLGGADARRMGWCAPAGRAGSGQLLHELQGQRLMAALRQERLLPASVVREEVEERVAELESQESRKLSRKEKTAIKEEVTEALLPRAFVRSQKVELWWDTRNNLIGINSSSRSRAEEVLDLLRETLGSLKVTPLATKTLPIRAMTTWLSDAASRPGDLQLGDQVELKAKGDDGVLRARQVDLDSDEIQQLLESGRQASKLALNIEGRLAFVLHDDLALKSLRFGDALIEEADHAEDGDDALVRLETDFILMAQALSQDIARLVEWLDGETETTRDGATDAAPLSAPA; encoded by the coding sequence ATGTGGTTCAAGCATCTGCACCTTTATCGTCTACACGGCGCGCCCAGTATCGCCACAGCGCAACTAGAAGAGGCCCTGTCGTCCCAGCTGGCCCGGCCACTAGGCGGCGCCGACGCCCGGCGCATGGGCTGGTGCGCTCCCGCCGGCCGAGCGGGCTCGGGACAGTTACTGCATGAGTTGCAGGGGCAGCGGCTGATGGCGGCCCTGCGCCAGGAGCGTTTACTGCCCGCCTCGGTGGTACGCGAGGAAGTCGAGGAGCGTGTCGCCGAGCTGGAGAGCCAGGAGAGCCGCAAGCTGTCACGCAAGGAAAAGACCGCGATCAAGGAAGAAGTCACCGAAGCCTTGTTGCCGCGTGCATTCGTGCGCAGCCAGAAGGTGGAGCTGTGGTGGGATACGCGCAACAATCTGATCGGCATCAACAGCAGCAGCCGCAGCCGCGCCGAAGAGGTTCTGGATTTGCTCAGGGAGACGCTCGGTAGCCTCAAGGTCACGCCATTGGCGACAAAGACCCTGCCTATCCGCGCCATGACCACCTGGCTCAGCGACGCCGCCTCGCGACCCGGCGATCTGCAGCTGGGCGACCAGGTGGAACTCAAGGCCAAGGGCGACGATGGCGTACTGCGCGCGCGTCAGGTCGATCTGGATAGCGACGAAATACAGCAGCTGCTGGAAAGCGGCCGACAAGCCAGTAAACTGGCGTTGAACATTGAGGGACGCCTGGCTTTCGTACTCCATGACGACCTGGCTCTCAAGTCGCTGCGCTTTGGCGATGCCTTGATCGAGGAAGCGGACCACGCCGAGGATGGCGATGACGCCCTGGTCAGGCTGGAAACCGACTTCATTCTCATGGCGCAAGCGCTGTCGCAAGATATCGCCCGCCTGGTCGAATGGCTGGATGGCGAGACCGAAACCACACGAGATGGCGCAACGGATGCAGCCCCGCTCTCGGCACCAGCCTGA
- the rsxB gene encoding electron transport complex subunit RsxB yields the protein MLWEWITANELLAAIMVLVGLALVFGAVLGFVGERFRVEGDPVVESIDALLPQTQCGQCGYPGCRPYAQAVSEGDAINKCPPGGESTIQALADLLGRPSQPLDGETQETARVAYIREAECIGCTKCIQACPVDAIVGAAKQMHTVIQDECTGCDLCIEPCPVDCIDMLPRMTPLSQWQPVVPPAPELIASDGGAHGSRL from the coding sequence ATGTTGTGGGAATGGATCACGGCAAATGAGCTACTCGCTGCCATTATGGTGCTGGTCGGCCTGGCGCTGGTCTTCGGCGCCGTGCTCGGGTTTGTCGGCGAACGCTTTCGCGTCGAAGGCGATCCGGTTGTGGAAAGCATCGATGCCCTGTTGCCGCAAACCCAGTGCGGCCAGTGCGGCTATCCCGGCTGTCGCCCTTATGCCCAGGCTGTCAGCGAAGGCGACGCCATCAACAAGTGTCCGCCGGGTGGCGAAAGCACGATCCAGGCGCTGGCCGACCTGCTCGGCCGCCCCTCACAGCCCCTGGATGGCGAGACCCAGGAAACGGCTCGGGTGGCGTATATCCGCGAAGCCGAGTGCATCGGCTGCACCAAGTGCATCCAGGCCTGCCCGGTGGATGCGATCGTCGGTGCCGCCAAGCAGATGCATACCGTGATCCAGGACGAATGCACCGGTTGCGATCTATGCATCGAGCCCTGTCCGGTCGACTGCATCGACATGCTCCCGCGCATGACTCCGCTCAGCCAGTGGCAACCGGTCGTGCCCCCCGCACCCGAACTTATCGCCAGCGACGGAGGTGCCCATGGCTCGCGCCTTTGA
- the rsxA gene encoding electron transport complex subunit RsxA, with protein MNEVLLILLGTALVNNFVLVQFLGLCPFMGVSNKLESALGMSLATTFVLTLASAASHVVYHALLVPLGLEYLRTIAFIVVIAAVVQFTEVMVRRTSPLLHQVLGIFLPLITTNCAVLGVALLSLNRQSTFVEATLYGLGAAIGFSLVLVLFAAMRERLAAADVPKPFRGAAIAMVTASLMSLAFLGFSGLVQG; from the coding sequence ATGAATGAAGTGTTGTTGATCCTTCTCGGCACGGCGCTGGTCAATAACTTCGTGCTGGTCCAGTTTCTCGGCCTCTGCCCGTTCATGGGTGTGTCCAACAAGCTCGAATCCGCTCTCGGCATGTCGCTGGCCACCACGTTCGTGCTGACCCTCGCCTCGGCGGCAAGCCATGTGGTCTACCACGCATTACTGGTACCCTTGGGGCTCGAATATCTACGCACCATCGCCTTTATCGTGGTTATCGCCGCCGTGGTGCAATTCACCGAGGTCATGGTGCGCAGAACCAGCCCCTTGCTGCATCAGGTGCTGGGCATCTTCCTGCCTTTGATCACAACCAACTGCGCCGTGCTGGGGGTCGCCCTGCTCTCACTCAACCGCCAATCTACCTTTGTCGAAGCGACACTTTACGGACTGGGAGCGGCAATCGGCTTTTCCCTGGTGCTGGTACTGTTCGCCGCTATGCGCGAGCGACTGGCTGCGGCCGATGTTCCCAAGCCATTTCGCGGCGCGGCCATCGCCATGGTCACCGCCAGTTTGATGTCGCTGGCGTTTCTGGGTTTTTCCGGTCTTGTTCAGGGGTGA
- a CDS encoding 1-acyl-sn-glycerol-3-phosphate acyltransferase, translated as MTDTTDALRSDTSQDPWADVRPYMDHEAAEVLARLSRDPELLNALTRFRLPRLARIAPPLARALASYAVRREIKGVATIHDFQMRIASYMDRMIRTTTDAFKVEGLDKLDPHSAYLFIGNHRDISLDPAFVNYALYQAKRDTVRIAIGDNLLKKPYVTDLMRLNKSFIVPRSARGKRAMLAAYQQLSAYIRHSITEDNHSIWMAQREGRAKNGIDRTDPAIIKMLTMARRTAERDVAFGTTIEELKLVPVSISYEFDPCDVQKAQELHDMETKGNYAKSEFEDIQSIVTGITGDKGRVQLRFGTPIGADMATPDEVAAEIDRQVIGGYRLYPSHYLALEKLGEAPELVARKEISRADRERFEQRLAAVPAHLQSWWLVQYANPVKHKAGRLTS; from the coding sequence ATGACTGATACCACCGACGCCTTACGCTCTGATACTTCCCAGGACCCTTGGGCCGACGTCCGTCCCTATATGGATCACGAGGCCGCCGAAGTCCTCGCCCGCCTGTCCCGGGACCCGGAACTGCTCAATGCCCTGACGCGCTTTCGCCTGCCGCGCCTGGCGCGCATCGCCCCACCGCTGGCGCGGGCTCTGGCAAGCTATGCCGTACGACGTGAAATCAAGGGTGTGGCCACCATTCACGACTTCCAGATGCGCATCGCGTCGTACATGGATCGCATGATCCGCACGACCACCGACGCCTTCAAGGTGGAAGGGCTGGACAAGCTCGACCCGCACAGCGCCTACTTGTTTATCGGCAACCACCGTGACATCTCTCTCGATCCCGCTTTCGTCAACTATGCGCTTTACCAGGCCAAGCGCGATACCGTGCGCATCGCGATCGGCGATAACTTGCTGAAAAAGCCCTACGTCACCGACCTGATGCGGCTGAACAAGAGCTTCATCGTACCGCGCAGCGCCCGGGGCAAGCGCGCCATGCTGGCTGCCTATCAGCAATTGTCCGCCTATATTCGCCACTCGATCACCGAGGACAATCATTCCATCTGGATGGCCCAGCGCGAAGGTCGCGCCAAGAACGGGATTGACCGCACCGACCCCGCCATCATCAAGATGCTGACCATGGCGCGGCGCACCGCCGAGCGCGACGTGGCCTTCGGCACCACCATCGAGGAGCTCAAGCTGGTGCCGGTGTCGATCAGCTACGAGTTCGACCCTTGCGACGTGCAGAAAGCCCAGGAACTGCATGACATGGAAACCAAGGGCAACTACGCCAAGAGCGAGTTCGAGGACATCCAATCCATCGTGACGGGCATTACCGGTGATAAGGGGCGTGTCCAACTGCGCTTCGGCACACCCATCGGCGCCGACATGGCGACCCCCGATGAAGTGGCCGCCGAGATCGACCGCCAGGTAATCGGCGGCTACCGCCTCTACCCGAGCCATTATCTCGCTCTGGAGAAACTCGGCGAAGCACCGGAGCTGGTGGCGAGAAAGGAGATTTCTCGAGCGGACCGCGAGCGGTTTGAACAGCGTCTGGCTGCCGTGCCTGCTCATCTGCAGTCCTGGTGGCTGGTTCAGTATGCCAACCCGGTCAAGCATAAAGCCGGGCGCCTGACTTCGTAG
- a CDS encoding thioesterase family protein: MTQSLSTINLRVRGYHLDGYGHVNNARYLEFMEEGRWAFFDQHPRLMERFKQAGMAFVVVNLNINYRHAAVNGDDLIISTGITEVGGRSGVCHHQIRRADGALVADANLTFVLLDVRANKACAIEGELHETLTRLRVDPTAFERS; this comes from the coding sequence ATGACCCAATCGTTATCGACGATCAACTTGCGGGTGCGTGGTTACCATCTGGATGGCTACGGCCATGTCAACAATGCCCGCTACCTGGAATTCATGGAGGAAGGGCGCTGGGCGTTCTTCGATCAGCATCCCCGGCTGATGGAGCGCTTCAAGCAGGCCGGCATGGCCTTTGTGGTGGTCAATCTCAATATCAATTACCGCCATGCCGCGGTGAATGGCGACGATCTGATCATCAGCACCGGTATCACCGAGGTCGGTGGCCGCAGTGGAGTCTGTCACCATCAGATACGCCGCGCCGATGGCGCTCTGGTGGCCGATGCCAACTTGACCTTCGTGCTGCTCGATGTACGCGCCAACAAGGCCTGCGCCATCGAGGGCGAACTGCACGAAACGCTGACTCGCCTGAGGGTGGACCCGACGGCATTCGAGCGTTCCTGA